The following coding sequences lie in one Myxococcus xanthus genomic window:
- a CDS encoding FecR family protein translates to MRTAPWMMAVMLAGPPALAAQAQAPCGGLRFDNGRMVFGRPLAPQGAETDACLAHVAQALLARPAIRSVTVAAKLPDADRLDGRGLAAAKRAADVLVAAGVPRTRVSAMAPPSVEGEPAQLQLAYVERPAQPAVARLRAASGAVEAGATEALLLARTVGDSLYPGELLRTGADARAELALADGSMVRVVENSLIKVGAIELMANLQRKVQLDLLRGTVETDAAPGGAGSIFEVRTRGAVAGVRGTRFRVSAQDDGTSRLETLEGNVALSAEQAEVEVSGGHGSRAKPGSPPEPPRPLLPAPTLVGPRGGAFATAPKVSWRTLEGAATYRVEVARTADFAASVQTYDSASPELEIPGHRQGKWFWRVMAVDGDGFVGFPSKIYAFDVLP, encoded by the coding sequence ATGCGGACAGCCCCTTGGATGATGGCGGTGATGCTGGCGGGTCCACCCGCGCTCGCCGCGCAGGCGCAGGCGCCGTGCGGCGGGCTGCGCTTCGACAATGGCCGGATGGTGTTCGGCCGGCCGCTGGCGCCCCAGGGCGCGGAGACGGACGCGTGCCTGGCGCACGTGGCCCAAGCGCTCCTGGCGCGCCCCGCCATCCGTTCCGTGACGGTGGCGGCGAAGCTTCCGGACGCGGACCGGCTGGACGGCCGGGGCCTGGCCGCGGCGAAACGGGCCGCGGACGTGCTGGTGGCGGCGGGCGTGCCCCGCACGCGGGTGTCCGCCATGGCGCCGCCGTCCGTGGAGGGCGAGCCCGCACAGCTCCAACTCGCCTACGTGGAGCGGCCCGCCCAGCCCGCGGTGGCCCGGCTGCGGGCGGCCAGCGGCGCGGTGGAGGCCGGCGCGACGGAAGCCCTGCTCCTCGCGCGGACGGTGGGCGACTCACTCTACCCGGGCGAGCTGCTGCGCACCGGCGCGGACGCCCGGGCGGAGCTGGCCCTGGCGGACGGCAGCATGGTGCGCGTGGTGGAGAACAGTCTCATCAAGGTGGGCGCCATCGAGCTGATGGCGAACCTCCAGCGCAAGGTGCAGTTGGACTTGCTGCGAGGCACCGTGGAGACGGACGCGGCGCCGGGTGGCGCGGGCTCCATCTTCGAGGTCCGCACGCGCGGCGCGGTGGCCGGTGTGCGAGGCACCCGGTTCCGCGTGTCGGCCCAGGACGACGGCACCAGCCGGCTGGAAACACTGGAGGGCAACGTGGCCCTCAGCGCGGAGCAGGCCGAGGTCGAGGTGTCGGGCGGACATGGCTCGCGCGCGAAGCCGGGCTCGCCCCCGGAGCCGCCTCGCCCGCTGCTGCCGGCGCCCACGCTGGTGGGCCCTCGGGGGGGCGCGTTCGCCACGGCCCCGAAGGTGTCCTGGCGGACGCTGGAGGGCGCCGCGACATACCGCGTGGAGGTGGCCCGCACGGCGGACTTCGCCGCGAGTGTCCAGACGTATGACAGCGCCAGCCCGGAGCTGGAGATTCCCGGGCACCGCCAGGGCAAGTGGTTCTGGCGGGTGATGGCCGTGGACGGAGACGGCTTCGTGGGCTTCCCTTCGAAGATCTACGCCTTCGACGTCCTGCCCTGA
- a CDS encoding CHASE2 domain-containing protein, with product MDSSPAEPHRRDGPRLPSPAVLRVLGACVGIALAGVTAATGGAPGFLERSLYDKAVSRLLPAVPPSADLVLVEVDDRALATLGERWPLSRTTWARAFHALAAQRPAAVAMDVVFDQPGPRDALELGEDILEALRRSGLTEQPAGEALAADLEARLHARDGDARLAEAISEGHGVVLGAAALTNDVPVMAPLEDGALGTPLALPAQSLRLQAQEVAGSIAPLRMAARGSGTLNMLVDGDGVIRRYPYAVGVSGQAWPSLALATALHLTPERAEPLRELAALDHGAPLMRLPAPNWLPRVSLADLLHADPRSVGLDLALRGKTVFVGVTATGLHGQSTLPGQVAVPGVEIHAFAMDNLRSGRLMRSSGLVALLGVLETAAVLVAFAWLCRRARTSGAVLRWAVTLAVLHTALVAWLASDPGWVIPLVPSWVGLMLMLVVDAASRAQEVGRQRGALRRLFIRYPQASVEPAAPRQDAQRARADAMHQD from the coding sequence ATGGACTCCAGTCCCGCCGAACCCCACCGCCGCGACGGTCCCCGTCTGCCCTCGCCCGCCGTATTGCGGGTGCTGGGTGCGTGCGTGGGCATCGCGCTGGCGGGGGTGACGGCGGCCACCGGTGGCGCGCCGGGCTTCCTGGAGCGCTCGCTCTACGACAAGGCGGTGAGCCGGCTGCTGCCCGCCGTGCCGCCGAGCGCGGACCTGGTGCTGGTGGAAGTGGATGACCGCGCCCTCGCGACGCTGGGCGAGCGTTGGCCGCTGTCACGCACCACGTGGGCCCGCGCCTTCCATGCGCTCGCCGCCCAGCGCCCCGCCGCCGTGGCGATGGACGTCGTCTTCGACCAGCCCGGGCCGCGTGACGCGCTTGAGCTGGGTGAGGACATCCTGGAGGCGCTCCGCCGCTCGGGGCTGACGGAGCAGCCCGCGGGTGAAGCCTTGGCGGCGGACCTGGAGGCACGGCTCCACGCGCGCGACGGCGATGCCCGGCTGGCCGAAGCGATTTCAGAAGGGCACGGCGTCGTCCTGGGTGCCGCCGCGCTCACCAACGACGTCCCGGTGATGGCGCCTCTCGAGGATGGCGCGCTGGGCACGCCGCTGGCCCTGCCCGCCCAGTCGCTGCGGCTCCAGGCCCAGGAGGTGGCGGGGAGCATCGCGCCCCTGCGCATGGCGGCTCGGGGCAGCGGAACCCTCAACATGCTGGTGGACGGTGACGGCGTCATCCGTCGCTATCCCTACGCCGTGGGCGTGAGCGGACAGGCCTGGCCTTCGCTGGCGCTGGCCACCGCGCTGCACCTGACGCCCGAACGGGCGGAGCCTCTGCGCGAGCTGGCGGCATTGGACCATGGCGCGCCGTTGATGCGGCTGCCCGCCCCCAACTGGCTGCCCCGGGTGAGTCTGGCGGACCTGCTCCACGCGGACCCGCGCTCGGTGGGCTTGGACCTGGCGCTGCGTGGCAAGACGGTCTTCGTGGGTGTCACCGCCACGGGGCTGCATGGCCAGAGCACCCTGCCCGGCCAGGTGGCGGTGCCCGGCGTGGAGATTCACGCCTTCGCCATGGACAACCTGCGGTCGGGCCGACTGATGCGCTCGTCGGGCCTGGTGGCGCTGCTGGGCGTTCTGGAGACCGCGGCGGTGCTCGTGGCCTTCGCCTGGCTCTGCCGGCGCGCGCGCACGTCCGGCGCGGTCCTCCGGTGGGCGGTGACGCTGGCTGTCCTGCACACGGCGCTGGTGGCGTGGCTGGCGTCGGACCCGGGCTGGGTCATTCCCCTGGTCCCCTCGTGGGTGGGCCTCATGCTGATGCTGGTGGTGGACGCGGCGTCGCGCGCGCAGGAGGTGGGCCGGCAGCGAGGCGCCCTCCGCCGGCTCTTCATCCGCTACCCCCAGGCATCCGTGGAGCCGGCAGCACCGCGGCAAGACGCCCAGCGCGCCCGCGCCGACGCAATGCACCAGGACTAG
- a CDS encoding GAF domain-containing protein, with product MRRYALIAEPDPQRAAGLLSLVTEEGLEGVVAKDGAEAQDVVRQRGAPLLLVTDLALPRLDGFALLTWLREQEDSAGTQVVVVTAFDELRVRAWQLKEALGIHALLSRRASSEVMRDTLRRVLAGQLAPQPPPAEGAAEQERQRLASIAAMHLVDNGPPEAELQQLVKEVAQAFGVPVALLTLVLGERQWFKAHVGLPPTLAKDRGTPRDWAFCHHVVQGREPLVVPDARRHPYFRDNPLVRDGIVGSYAGAPLLTSTGEVLGSLCVIDTRPLVLGAEDLAALRELANRVAEDLEQRARMKQATGKAQAEPALTEASALGLLRDAVQALDVAALLVAPGRKPHACNTAMTDLLGLPPEPFPAMTFDAFCQHVAGLTADPASTLRQLDLASESSRGLRMTLVLERPQPHRLRWVARPFPIPGGMAQMLTLADIGHTRPAREERERQYRVDALTGLVSRRAGEERVLREIGRCRRDGMPFSVLLADLVGLGRINATRGFDAGDATLRDGARVTEALGVPGGFAVRWEGGTFLLALPGVGAAQAEALRQKLHDTPGAPDVVSATVTVEGEEDPQGTLARAQAALIRAKTEHRPLRLA from the coding sequence ATGCGCCGCTACGCCCTCATCGCCGAGCCCGACCCACAGCGAGCCGCTGGCCTCTTGTCCCTGGTGACGGAGGAAGGCCTGGAAGGCGTCGTCGCCAAGGATGGAGCGGAAGCCCAAGACGTCGTGCGCCAGCGCGGTGCCCCCCTGCTGCTCGTCACGGACCTGGCGCTGCCCCGGCTGGACGGCTTCGCGCTGCTGACGTGGCTTCGGGAACAGGAGGACTCTGCCGGAACGCAGGTGGTGGTGGTCACGGCCTTCGACGAGCTGCGCGTCCGCGCATGGCAGCTCAAGGAGGCGCTGGGCATCCACGCGTTGCTCAGTCGCCGGGCCTCCTCGGAGGTGATGCGGGACACACTGCGTCGCGTTCTCGCAGGGCAGCTCGCGCCACAGCCGCCTCCGGCGGAGGGGGCCGCGGAGCAGGAGCGGCAACGGCTGGCGAGCATCGCGGCCATGCACCTGGTCGACAACGGACCGCCCGAGGCGGAGCTCCAGCAGCTCGTGAAGGAGGTCGCCCAGGCCTTCGGTGTTCCCGTGGCGCTGCTGACGCTGGTGCTGGGCGAGCGCCAGTGGTTCAAGGCCCACGTCGGCCTGCCACCCACCCTCGCGAAGGACCGGGGCACGCCACGCGACTGGGCGTTCTGTCACCACGTGGTGCAGGGGCGCGAGCCGCTCGTCGTACCGGACGCCCGGCGCCATCCCTACTTCCGTGACAACCCGCTGGTGCGCGACGGCATCGTGGGCAGCTACGCGGGCGCACCGCTGCTGACGTCCACGGGCGAAGTCCTGGGCTCGCTGTGCGTCATCGACACGCGCCCGCTCGTCCTGGGCGCCGAGGACCTGGCCGCGCTGCGGGAGCTCGCGAACCGCGTCGCGGAGGACCTGGAACAGCGGGCCCGGATGAAACAGGCCACCGGAAAGGCCCAGGCAGAGCCCGCGCTCACCGAAGCGTCGGCCCTGGGACTCCTGCGTGATGCGGTGCAGGCCCTGGACGTCGCGGCCCTGCTGGTGGCGCCTGGACGCAAACCCCACGCGTGCAACACCGCGATGACGGACCTGCTGGGCCTGCCGCCCGAGCCCTTCCCGGCCATGACGTTCGATGCCTTCTGCCAGCACGTCGCGGGACTCACCGCGGACCCGGCGAGCACGCTGCGGCAGCTCGACCTGGCCTCCGAATCGTCCCGAGGCCTCCGGATGACGCTGGTCCTGGAGCGGCCCCAGCCGCACCGGCTGCGCTGGGTGGCTCGGCCCTTCCCCATCCCTGGCGGCATGGCGCAGATGCTGACGCTCGCCGACATTGGACACACCCGGCCAGCCCGTGAGGAGCGGGAGCGGCAGTACCGGGTGGACGCGCTGACGGGACTGGTGTCGCGGCGCGCGGGCGAGGAACGGGTGCTGCGCGAGATTGGCCGCTGCCGCAGGGATGGCATGCCCTTCAGCGTGCTGCTCGCGGACCTGGTGGGACTGGGGCGCATCAACGCGACTCGAGGTTTCGACGCGGGCGACGCCACGCTGCGAGACGGAGCCCGCGTCACCGAAGCCCTGGGAGTCCCTGGAGGCTTCGCGGTGCGATGGGAAGGCGGGACATTCCTCCTGGCCCTCCCCGGCGTGGGCGCGGCGCAGGCCGAAGCGTTGCGCCAGAAGCTGCACGACACCCCTGGTGCGCCCGATGTGGTGTCCGCCACCGTCACCGTCGAGGGTGAGGAAGACCCACAGGGAACGCTGGCTCGAGCCCAGGCAGCGCTCATCCGGGCCAAGACGGAGCACCGGCCACTGCGGCTGGCCTGA
- a CDS encoding aspartyl/asparaginyl beta-hydroxylase domain-containing protein: MSTPVPDRLRLPFHFDAAPLQQELAALPAEAWVPHFNKREYEGEWSGVPLRSIGGMEGRIYPDPAGRERYADTPLMARCPAFRAVLATFQCPVGAARLLKLAAGARIREHTDYNLGYADGEVRLHVPITTHPDVAFFLGGERVILQPGECWYLDFNRPHRVDNPSDTDRVHLVLDCDVNDWLRDVFMGAVNGR; encoded by the coding sequence ATGTCGACGCCCGTGCCCGACCGCCTCCGCCTGCCCTTCCACTTCGACGCCGCGCCGCTCCAGCAGGAACTCGCGGCATTGCCCGCCGAGGCGTGGGTTCCCCACTTCAACAAGCGCGAATACGAAGGCGAGTGGAGCGGCGTGCCCCTGCGCTCCATTGGCGGCATGGAAGGCCGCATCTATCCAGACCCGGCGGGCCGCGAGCGATACGCCGACACGCCGCTGATGGCGCGCTGCCCCGCGTTCCGCGCAGTGCTGGCCACGTTTCAGTGCCCCGTCGGCGCCGCGCGTCTGCTGAAGCTCGCGGCGGGCGCGCGCATCCGCGAGCACACTGACTACAACCTGGGCTACGCGGACGGCGAGGTGCGGCTCCACGTGCCCATCACCACGCACCCCGATGTGGCCTTCTTCCTCGGAGGCGAGCGCGTCATCCTCCAGCCCGGTGAGTGCTGGTACCTGGACTTCAACCGTCCCCACCGGGTGGACAACCCCAGCGACACCGACCGCGTCCACCTGGTGCTGGACTGCGACGTGAACGACTGGCTGCGAGACGTCTTCATGGGGGCCGTGAATGGGCGCTGA
- a CDS encoding sulfotransferase family protein yields MTPDLEGWVPARIHVDGGQPRVDWCHMGGQRFTDPFFDETLERRLRHPFALLFRHQTSMDALVARQAEKPGLPVRGLVFHMSRCGSTLVAQLLAALPRHIVLTEAGPVDTVLRAHQHVPGVTDTQRIEWLRAVVGALGQQRHPEEHAVFLKLDAWHIMELPLLQRAFPGVPWMFLYRDPVEVMASHQNHRGAHMLPGLLNPAHLGLEPGQLEGMPLDEYGARVLAAICDAGLRGYRARTAQARLMDYRQLQPEGPRVLTELFALELTAEDTPRLRDVLERNAKNPVLPFEDDTEEKARRVSSHGRALAEQWGRPIHDALEAERLRGNVGT; encoded by the coding sequence ATGACACCAGACCTGGAGGGCTGGGTGCCCGCGCGCATCCACGTGGACGGCGGGCAACCGCGCGTGGACTGGTGCCACATGGGAGGCCAGCGATTCACGGACCCGTTCTTCGACGAAACGCTGGAACGGCGGCTCCGCCACCCATTCGCCCTGCTCTTCCGGCATCAGACGTCCATGGACGCGCTGGTGGCACGACAAGCCGAGAAGCCCGGCCTGCCAGTGCGCGGGCTCGTCTTCCACATGTCCCGCTGCGGCTCCACGCTGGTGGCGCAGCTGCTGGCCGCGCTGCCGCGCCACATCGTGCTGACCGAAGCCGGCCCCGTGGACACGGTGCTGCGCGCGCACCAGCACGTGCCAGGCGTCACGGACACGCAGCGCATCGAATGGCTGCGCGCGGTGGTGGGAGCCCTGGGACAGCAGCGCCATCCGGAGGAGCACGCGGTGTTCCTCAAGCTGGACGCGTGGCACATCATGGAGCTCCCGCTGCTGCAGCGCGCCTTCCCCGGTGTGCCGTGGATGTTCCTCTACCGGGATCCGGTCGAGGTCATGGCGTCGCATCAAAATCACCGGGGCGCGCACATGCTCCCAGGACTGCTGAACCCCGCGCACCTGGGCCTGGAGCCCGGACAACTCGAAGGCATGCCCCTGGACGAGTACGGCGCGCGCGTCCTCGCTGCCATCTGCGACGCGGGCCTACGAGGCTATCGCGCGCGGACAGCCCAGGCGCGGCTGATGGACTACCGGCAGCTCCAGCCGGAAGGCCCACGGGTGCTCACGGAGCTGTTCGCTCTCGAGCTGACGGCCGAGGACACCCCGCGCTTGCGCGACGTCTTGGAGCGGAACGCGAAGAACCCCGTGCTGCCCTTCGAAGACGACACGGAGGAGAAGGCTCGCCGCGTCTCATCGCATGGGCGGGCCCTGGCGGAGCAATGGGGCCGTCCCATCCACGACGCGCTGGAAGCCGAACGCCTGCGCGGGAATGTTGGGACGTAG
- a CDS encoding DUF6232 family protein: MIEPLAVSAVPATPAYPDRPLVAPPAPSEVPLFQDAGLRVTTERVVARGRTLLLADVQRVETVRRTPRMVPVLATLGLCMSVGLPALSALSVSSSTAKGGYEAALIAVVMVIFGCIARLVLAEESYRLVLHTRAGSWRVRASKDPKSLMLLAGLIQDAVAARGRH, encoded by the coding sequence ATGATTGAGCCTCTCGCCGTGTCCGCGGTGCCCGCCACTCCCGCGTATCCGGACCGCCCGCTTGTTGCGCCGCCCGCTCCTTCCGAAGTGCCGCTCTTCCAGGACGCCGGCCTGCGGGTGACGACCGAGCGGGTCGTCGCCCGGGGCAGGACGCTGCTGCTCGCGGACGTCCAGCGGGTGGAGACGGTGCGGCGCACGCCTCGCATGGTTCCTGTGTTGGCCACGCTGGGCCTGTGCATGAGCGTGGGGCTGCCGGCCCTGTCCGCGCTGTCCGTCTCCAGCAGCACGGCGAAGGGGGGCTATGAGGCGGCGTTGATCGCCGTCGTCATGGTCATCTTCGGCTGCATCGCGCGGCTCGTCCTCGCCGAGGAGTCGTACCGGCTGGTGCTGCATACCCGCGCCGGGTCGTGGCGCGTGCGCGCGAGCAAGGATCCGAAGTCCCTCATGCTGCTCGCCGGGCTCATCCAGGACGCCGTCGCGGCGCGAGGACGGCACTGA
- a CDS encoding DNA-binding response regulator: MKSSSIARALLLGGDASLSSLLMDVLAELGIALESGAPAGGCPDLVLVHVERGESLQRRLQRARELSPQGPIIVLVPFADERLVGLALRLGARDCFALGRPLGELRRVLLAHVPGHPSSVFISPGGAVPPSTESSHD; encoded by the coding sequence GTGAAGTCCTCGTCCATCGCCCGTGCCCTCCTGCTCGGAGGGGATGCGTCGCTCAGCTCGCTCCTGATGGACGTGCTGGCCGAGCTGGGCATCGCGCTGGAGTCGGGCGCGCCGGCGGGTGGGTGTCCGGACCTCGTGCTCGTCCACGTCGAGCGCGGTGAGAGTCTCCAGCGTCGGCTTCAGCGCGCCCGGGAGCTTTCGCCCCAGGGGCCCATCATCGTGTTGGTGCCCTTCGCCGATGAGCGGCTGGTGGGACTCGCCCTGCGGCTGGGCGCCCGCGACTGTTTCGCGCTGGGCCGGCCGCTCGGTGAGCTGCGCCGGGTGTTGCTGGCCCACGTTCCAGGTCATCCGAGTTCCGTATTCATCTCTCCCGGCGGGGCCGTGCCGCCGTCCACCGAGTCGTCCCATGATTGA
- a CDS encoding sigma-54-dependent transcriptional regulator yields MSVEGRILVVDDHVDMGLMLREPLTDAGYVVDLATGGEEAIRMARAQAYNAVLCDLRMEGVDGLDVLEAVRALDADIPVLMMTAFGGVESAVEAMKRGAYHYFTKPFRLDEVLLFLERALKERRLQVENRALRRAAAERSGLGALVGRSAAMRNLYELIDRVAYAQAAVLLRGPSGTGKELVARALHFQGPRASGPFVAVNCTALPHDLLESELFGHLKGAFTGATHARRGLFVEADGGTLFLDEIGDMPLELQARLLRVLEDGEVRAVGADGSRTVDVRIVAATHQDLDARVREGRFRADLFYRLNVVTLLLPPLAERREDIPLLVEHFTARARARNPRSRMQSLSPEAVAALATLPWPGNVRELENLIERLAVMVASEVVGLEDLRPHLPPEAPEVQPLVMAQHALWPLRRLEAEYIAWMVTRCGGNKTRAAEVLGIDVSTIHRRERERG; encoded by the coding sequence ATGTCGGTTGAAGGACGCATCCTGGTCGTCGATGACCACGTGGACATGGGCCTCATGCTGCGGGAGCCCCTCACGGACGCGGGCTACGTCGTGGACCTGGCCACGGGCGGCGAAGAGGCCATCCGGATGGCGCGCGCGCAGGCCTACAACGCGGTGCTGTGTGACTTGCGCATGGAGGGGGTGGACGGCCTGGATGTGCTGGAGGCCGTGCGGGCGCTCGACGCGGACATCCCCGTGTTGATGATGACGGCCTTCGGCGGCGTGGAGAGCGCGGTGGAGGCGATGAAGCGCGGTGCGTACCACTACTTCACCAAGCCCTTCCGCCTGGATGAGGTGCTGCTCTTCCTCGAGCGGGCCCTGAAGGAGCGCAGGCTCCAGGTGGAGAACCGGGCACTGCGGCGCGCCGCCGCCGAGCGCAGCGGATTGGGCGCGCTGGTGGGCCGCAGCGCGGCGATGCGGAACCTCTACGAACTCATCGACCGCGTGGCCTACGCCCAGGCGGCGGTGCTGCTGCGGGGCCCGAGCGGCACGGGCAAGGAGCTGGTGGCGCGCGCGCTGCACTTCCAGGGGCCTCGCGCCTCCGGGCCTTTCGTGGCCGTCAACTGCACGGCGCTGCCACATGACCTGCTGGAGAGCGAGCTGTTCGGTCACCTCAAGGGTGCCTTCACCGGCGCCACCCACGCCCGTCGCGGCCTCTTCGTGGAGGCGGATGGGGGCACGCTGTTCCTGGACGAGATTGGCGACATGCCGCTGGAGCTCCAGGCTCGCCTGCTGCGCGTGCTGGAGGACGGCGAGGTGCGCGCGGTGGGCGCCGACGGCAGCCGCACCGTGGACGTGCGCATCGTCGCCGCCACGCACCAGGACCTGGACGCCCGCGTGCGCGAGGGCCGCTTCCGCGCGGACCTGTTCTACCGGCTCAATGTCGTGACACTGCTGTTGCCTCCGCTGGCGGAGCGGCGCGAGGACATCCCCTTGCTGGTGGAGCACTTCACGGCCCGCGCCCGCGCGCGCAACCCTCGCTCCCGCATGCAGTCCTTGTCTCCAGAGGCGGTGGCCGCGCTCGCCACCTTGCCCTGGCCGGGAAACGTGCGTGAGCTGGAGAACCTGATAGAGCGGCTGGCGGTGATGGTGGCGAGCGAAGTCGTGGGGCTGGAGGACTTGCGCCCACACCTGCCGCCCGAGGCGCCGGAGGTGCAGCCGTTGGTGATGGCGCAGCACGCGCTGTGGCCCCTGCGGCGGCTGGAGGCGGAGTACATCGCGTGGATGGTGACACGCTGCGGCGGGAACAAGACGCGCGCGGCCGAGGTGCTCGGCATCGATGTGTCGACCATCCACCGTCGCGAGCGGGAGCGCGGGTAG
- a CDS encoding two-component system sensor histidine kinase NtrB has protein sequence MRYALVPVLLLFVALTTVGVGVFTLLERNRAAQWHQFAVERQAQLDEATRGVAETLEDVAEDLRFAGELMSQPGTLAEHRREMRALLEAVGQYKVLIAYDASGKEWLRMLDRRMGKQVARGPVLAQMAEAGRRALLRPPGDVTLSPPMEDGGLDSLRVMATALPEDAQGRPEGAVAVLVDTTSFFTPLRIVTSDPDARLLLLGAYGQPTSASDATLADWFRRLETEGASVPGFAALAARMREGERGALPLRAEEAERLGLGRSEAIAVFTPIRVRGGSHWAAATLVSTATLRSHQQALIWRLMAAALLVALFLVTFAVYVVLAQRRAAALRESRQHADQLAHLHDKTQKILDHIPSGVLALTVDGRISAVNQVLRERMPPDAIGAPLETAFPQAPAPVVSRIRALVAAAASESRAHSILGETLVLFGDEGRFNLHAVPLEARHPEVHTLLVVEDLSNVRALETQLLRAEKLATVGVLAAGIAHEIGTPLGVVRGRAEYVLGKLGKEHPQWPGIAVIIEQIDRVSRTLRQLLDFSRLQPTAVRPVPLISLLHDVQELLRMEVERRGVRFEVTVPETLPPLAADPDQLQQVLVNLALNACHACGEGGQVTLSAAVPEAEPWGLVALTLRDDGCGIPREHLNQVFDPFFTTKKRGQGTGLGLTMVAHVVRNHGGRLELESEEGRGTCVTVLWPIAKPSGEERYVG, from the coding sequence ATGCGGTACGCGCTCGTTCCCGTCCTGCTGCTCTTTGTCGCCCTCACGACGGTGGGGGTGGGGGTGTTCACCCTGTTGGAGCGCAACCGGGCGGCCCAGTGGCACCAGTTCGCGGTGGAGCGCCAGGCCCAGCTGGACGAGGCCACGCGCGGGGTGGCGGAGACGCTGGAGGACGTGGCGGAGGACCTGCGCTTCGCCGGGGAGCTCATGTCCCAGCCCGGCACGCTGGCGGAGCACCGGCGGGAGATGCGGGCGCTGTTGGAGGCGGTGGGCCAGTACAAGGTCCTCATCGCCTACGACGCCAGCGGCAAGGAATGGCTGCGCATGTTGGACCGGCGCATGGGCAAGCAGGTGGCACGTGGGCCCGTGCTGGCGCAGATGGCGGAGGCGGGCCGGCGGGCCCTGCTGCGGCCGCCGGGGGACGTCACCCTGTCGCCTCCCATGGAGGATGGCGGCTTGGATTCGCTGCGGGTCATGGCCACGGCGCTGCCCGAGGATGCGCAAGGCCGGCCCGAGGGCGCGGTGGCGGTGCTGGTCGACACGACGTCCTTCTTCACGCCGCTGCGCATCGTGACGTCGGACCCGGACGCGCGGTTGTTGCTCCTGGGCGCGTATGGCCAGCCGACCTCCGCGAGCGATGCCACCCTGGCGGACTGGTTCCGGCGGCTGGAGACGGAGGGCGCATCGGTGCCGGGCTTCGCGGCGCTGGCGGCGCGCATGCGCGAGGGCGAACGAGGCGCGTTGCCACTGCGCGCGGAGGAGGCCGAGCGATTGGGCCTGGGCCGCTCGGAGGCCATCGCCGTGTTCACGCCCATCCGCGTCCGCGGTGGCAGCCACTGGGCCGCGGCCACGTTGGTGTCCACCGCGACGCTGCGCTCGCATCAGCAGGCCCTCATCTGGCGGCTCATGGCCGCGGCGCTGTTGGTGGCGCTCTTCCTGGTGACGTTCGCCGTGTACGTGGTGCTGGCGCAGCGGCGCGCGGCCGCCTTGCGTGAGAGTCGCCAGCACGCGGACCAGCTGGCGCACCTGCACGACAAGACGCAGAAGATTCTCGACCACATTCCTTCCGGGGTGCTTGCGCTCACGGTGGACGGGCGCATCAGCGCGGTGAACCAGGTGCTCCGCGAGCGCATGCCTCCGGACGCCATTGGCGCGCCGCTGGAGACGGCCTTCCCTCAGGCCCCGGCGCCGGTGGTGTCCCGGATTCGCGCCCTGGTGGCCGCCGCCGCGAGCGAGTCGCGCGCCCACAGCATCCTGGGAGAGACACTGGTGCTCTTCGGCGACGAGGGCCGGTTCAACCTTCACGCGGTGCCGCTGGAGGCGCGCCACCCGGAGGTCCATACCTTGTTGGTGGTGGAGGACCTGAGCAACGTGCGCGCGCTGGAGACGCAGCTGCTGCGCGCGGAGAAGCTGGCCACGGTGGGCGTGCTCGCCGCCGGTATCGCGCATGAGATTGGCACGCCGCTTGGCGTGGTGCGTGGGCGCGCGGAGTACGTGCTGGGCAAGCTGGGAAAGGAACACCCGCAGTGGCCTGGCATCGCCGTCATCATCGAGCAGATCGACCGGGTGAGCCGCACGCTGCGGCAGCTCCTGGACTTCTCGCGCCTCCAGCCCACGGCGGTGCGGCCAGTGCCGCTCATCTCCCTGCTCCATGACGTCCAGGAGTTGCTGCGCATGGAGGTGGAGCGGCGCGGGGTTCGCTTCGAGGTGACAGTGCCAGAGACGCTGCCTCCACTGGCGGCGGACCCGGACCAGCTCCAGCAGGTGCTGGTGAACCTGGCGCTCAACGCCTGCCACGCGTGTGGCGAGGGCGGGCAGGTGACGCTGTCCGCGGCGGTGCCGGAGGCGGAGCCGTGGGGGCTGGTGGCGCTCACCCTCCGCGATGACGGCTGCGGCATTCCCAGGGAGCACCTCAATCAGGTATTCGACCCCTTCTTCACCACCAAGAAGCGGGGACAGGGCACGGGACTGGGGCTGACGATGGTGGCCCACGTCGTGCGCAACCATGGTGGCCGGCTGGAGCTGGAGAGCGAGGAGGGCCGGGGCACCTGCGTCACCGTGCTCTGGCCCATCGCGAAGCCCAGCGGGGAGGAGCGGTATGTCGGTTGA